The sequence tataaatcatctcaaaataaaaaaaagttaaagaattaaagttgcttagaatattagtagttcttaaaatatgtcatttttgaagttgttaatggtgattttaatagtatcaatcgaaaaatttcttattttgctaaagttgaaaaatcaatcctcgttttgataaaaagtaaaccacagtcctttatctaaaaattagtgaaatcacatgggttttatttgaaattcacCCTAAATTAAAACCTCTCTATTttagatttttgtttgtttgttaagTTATTTAGAGTTTGTTGATAAATGatgaatattaattataaatagtgttaaacattttttatttgttttttttaacttaatgTCTAAAGATATAACGGATAAataaagtttagaataacttgaaatacgTCAACGTATTTTATGTCATGAGATCTTTTTAACGGTATATTATAAGTTCAAGACGGATAAAGTGTTGGATGAGAAATTgatgtcaaagtgaaccacttgaaattgtttttaagaaaataaaaagaaattaattaagcTTACGAAATGACAATTTCAACTAATTTATAAGCAAACGTCTTTTATAAGTTTTTAACCAATTACtagagaaaatattttttcaagCGTAAAGAGTTGTAGTCGAAGCACCACCAGGTTAGGGCCACACTCTCACGATGTGGGCGACGTGAATGTCACATCGATATTAAACATTCATCTTTGCTCGTGAATGGTTGTGTTCATTTTGGGACAACTGCAAAACGAAAATTCCAGACTCCGTTCTCTTTTATTTTGCACAAAGTATTTTTCTTCTCTGTCCGGTGACGTCTTACACACAGTAAGAGTTCGTTTACGTATTATGTTGCACCCTAAAAGACGATCATCAATAGCGATGAAATATGTCATAAGAAGACTACTACCTTTGATTTCTCCaaatctgtgtttttttttttttatgttgaagTGTTTTATGCACTTTCACATACTTTTACTTAATTTTCGTTACttcaaatttaatatttatgtattatatttttatttggatTAATCATATATAACAAACAGTTGtccaaatatttatatatttactaACAAAATCTAGCTAAAGAAAGAATGAAACAGTAACTAATAGTAGTTTGGTTCCGTAATTAGATTGTAGTCCAACGGGCTTTTGCCTAAAATTACtgagcccaatttcagcccagTCCGCTATTAATTTATGCTGGCTCGGgctcaaaaatcaaatcccaagttCAGCCCATATAAACTGACCTAAATATATGTGtatagtttttaataataataaattaaatttatatttaaaaatggatattaatatataaatatataaattttattaattaatactggtttgtgttatttttataaattttaagcCCGCCCAAAAAAGAGACAGGTTTTAACGGGCCTAGGCCAGAGGCTGGACCTAGAGACAAATTTTCATGTCCAAGTCCAGTCTAGGGGATACGGGTCTGGGCGGGTATCCAGGCCCGTGAACAGGCCTAGCAGAGCGTATGCGATATGGTAGAGTGCACTACCTGACGATGTCCCAGACCGAGCACAATATAGAACCAACCGAAAGCTAACACGTGTCCTGTGACTCATCAGGGTACATTCTCAAAATAACAAAGAACACACTTGTTAACCAATATAAATAggaaatgtatatatatgaccTAGATAAGCTACGTGAATTACACAACAAACAGTATTAATATTCTGAATATCTTCAACCCTTGCTAACTTAGGTATGAGGGAGGGTTCGCTAGACATCGGTCTCTTTCTAACTGTCTGTTTCTTTTATCTCAGACTAACATAAGAAGTAACTAGACGATTACGACTtagtttagtttagtgatgATAGGGTTTAAGGCAATTTAGATAGTCATGTGACAAATAGAATGAATGATTTAGTGAAAATTACAATTCATTCCCTTAAGAAAAGGTTGAATGCGTAGGATTGATTATATTTGAAATATGATTCAATTGAAAAGGAATTCAAAAAAAAGTGATGAAACATAGCCATCAAGAGAGAAATATGTAAAACGCAGTACTGAATCAACACAGTACCCAAAAATACTAGAGATTGTTAACAAGTTTTGGGTCACATTCTCTCTGCTCTCTCTTAAACAGAATTCCACCTATTTTATCATTCTTTCCTTTATGTCTTCTctcactttttcttttttcattttcctTGAAATCGACACCTCACTGTTTCTAGCCATATCTATTCCATAGCCTACGTCTCTTTCACCCTCCTTTTTCTGCCCATTACAATATCTATTGGAGAGAATTCGGATTTCGGTTAGTCCGTTTCGATACTTAAGTTAGCAAAGGTTATAAGATAATCAAAGACAATGAGAATAGGGGACCTGAGGACCCAGCCATTGGAACCATTTTGACCCCGGATAGTTTCGGTCTTTCtgcctaaaaaaaaaatttatcggGTGTTGAATTATCTTCCCAAGATAGACTTTTAAGTGTTAGACTTgtttaaaattcaaaattttaatattttggatcTATTAGATActctttaaatccaaatttctaattttttttagcctgTTAGGCCTAtccaaatccaaatttctaattttgttGGACATGTTAggtctctctaaatccaaatttctaatattttttttggtctgttaggtcatccttaaatccaaattattatttttttggctCGGTAGTTCATCTCAaatcaaaaaatttaatttttttacctgttcggcccttctaaatccaaattttttacatgttaggaatctaaaacaaaatctaacttaattttgagaaattgtacattaatacttaaaaattggttcttgaccactcaaattataacatgcatatattaaaaaaaaaaaaacaagttcgatttagcaatttttttttcttgtgaACGCATGTGTAAACTCGGCCCCCCAACTGAGTaatcatgtattcgccactgtTGGTGACTATAACTTTACCTACCTATTTAGAGTTTCtcatcttttatatatatataggagattGTTGTAATCTTGGAAATGTATGTCCCAGTGACTCATCAAACATATGTCATCCTCTGATTGGTCATGAGATATCTAAATCGTTATAATATTTGACGATGCATCCTGCCATGTGATATATGTCTTTTGTGTAACCATCTCATAAGATCCAAGAGTCTTCATTCCTCCTTTGTATTGATCCTTTCCTGAATGATGAATATTGATCCACGTGACCGAATGGTACTTTGAGCATCTCCACCTTTGTTCATTGAGTTATCTTAATCGTAAGTAGGATATTAATCCATTGGCCGGATGCTCTCtagaaatatattaaaaaatatttctttGAATATCATATAGTTTGTAAATACAAATATTCcaacaaattattattaaagtgAGCTATTTGAAACATATATAATGACTCACATTGCAAATTATCTTAGATCGACAGATTCACAAATCTTTTAACCGCAAACTATATATATGCAATCAATTAAAGCAGTATTTtcaaacaacaaacaataaCAACAGGTAAACCAAATATACTGTTTATAAATATGTAGAAAtataagatttatttttgtaattttttctaaaaaaacttaaaaaagtatttaatttaaatgaattgtttggattatatatatatatatatatatatatatatatatatatatatatatggtggaAGAAGAGTATAGATATATAAATAGCTATATTACAAAAGTGAAACTGTTTCCTATGCTAGTATAGTGGGGTGTGTTTATTTGTCTTGCCTGTTTTCCATATAATAAGTACAAATAAATcacaattattaattttatttagttaataacaaaacaaaaatatatggtATGGGATGCACCTAAACATAGATATAAATGGAATATTTTGTCTCTTTTATATATGTTTACAATAtactaatttaattaatattattattgtttcgtTAATTTACTAAAAATAATTCAATGTTTTCCTCTTTGTCTTCAGGCATCATGCCAATCGCCTTTGctctaatatttttcaaattttactactattatttttgtaattattatgtttttggatgttttttggatttttatgtatacaatttctaatttttttaatattcctCCATTTATTATAATTGTATATAATGAGTCCATTGCCCGAGATAAAtatcaaattcaaataaaaaatacgttaCGTATGAATTTGCATCTTTTTCGCTTCAAAAATTGAAATGGGTTTAATGTGATTAGAGGAGAATTTAAACACCTCGAGAGCAGATTTTCACTGTATTTTGTGTGATGCTTCTGGTGCTTTTATTACAGTATAAAATGATGTCTTACCATTTACAGCAGATGCTGCCATGGCTGAGACTATGTCAATCCGCGAGGCGCTCAGTTGGATAAAAGTTTGTGGCTGGAGCCGAGTTTTAGTTGAATCAGACACTCTTATTACTGTCCAAGCCTTGATTCGCACATCGAAGGTCTCATCGTCTTTCTATGTCATAGTCAATGACTGTAGAACGTTACTACAGGAGCTGGAGGAATGTTCAGTGTCCTTTATCAAACGATCAGCCAATGTGTCGGCTCATTTATTAGCTAGGCATGCGATAGATAACAGTTGTTTGGGTGTGTTGTTCTCCAATTCACCTCCGTTTCTATGTAACCGTTCCAATATTTCTTAATAAAGTATCCAACTTTGcattaaaaaaaagagaatcTAAACACATCTTCTTAAGATGAAGGTTTAATAACGTCTAcgattataattaattataaattcaaTGTCACGAGTTGAAATCGGAagcttaatatataaaaaaaaaattaaaaaataaggaGCTCTTATTAGATTTGGAGTGAACCTTTAAAATTTTAGGTATATTTGAATTTTATGATATTATTCTCAAGAAAGTCAACAAGTAATTTTGAATTGtagattttaaaataattttagtaATTCTTGAGgtcttaaatttaattaaccaATAATTGGCTAGAAAGAAACGAAATGcaacttaattaaaaaaattgatacaATCATCCCTACTTTATAAGTTATTTATGTGGTAAAAATAGTGTACAGGTCCTTATTATTTCTACAGAAAACATTTTTTGTCcgtttgttttgattttttttctttgtgaTAGAACTCAACAATCTATATTAAAAGAAGCACAGAAGCTGCCACGACTTTTTCTATGGTATCTAAATCAAACCTCcttttttctcctttttgtCAACCTCAGATTTCTCACCCACAGACatctaattaatttattaattaattaattattccctttatttttttattatatctttcTTTAGATTCGTATTACCTGCACTTTTGATAACTTTatacatataatatatatatatatattgatgcaAACATTAACCCTAGTTTGAAAAAGAAACGTTTAGTTGCTGATTTTAGGTGTTTTATTAGTTACTTTCTGTTTGttttttacatctgaaaagtaACATTTTACAAAAATCTCAGCTTTTTGAGAAAAAACAGCTTTTTCCAAACTATAACAGAAAACAAGAAACATCAACAATAAActgtaggtaaaacaaacgtaCCCTAACGCAAGTTATAATTAATTGTCCGTTTGATTCTATTTTTCTAaactatttttcttcttttaaattctagacaaaatataaaaagtttttttcataaaattttgaaataattgcttttaacgataaaatcaactaatatataGAAGTATTATTTATCAGAAACAACAAACCGCAAATATGAACTAAACAGaaacaaataaacaaaaggACATAAATCCTAATAACAATAGAGATTTAAAAAAAAGTCTTGGCTCAATAGATTTAGAGCCGATTAGTTTACTTTTTGTAAAAAGATGTCTAATCAAACATCTAAAACATttccttttaaaatgaaaaaacaaacaagatAAGAAAAATGAGTAACCAAACATCCACTTATTAACTTCGGAATTGGCTCAAATCCTCCAAACATTCAAAAGTTTTAAACAACCACGAATTTGTGTCAACTTGCATTCAATACCCTTTTATTCTGTAAAGTGCATTCAATAATTCACATATTTTTATCCAAATGCATGAATAACCTTATATTCTTATCCAATTGCGTTCAATATCCTCAAATTTCAACTGCAAAGTTACTAATTATTTGACTATTTGATACATGACGAACCGTGTCTCTATTAAATAGATGTTACTGAATTAGACAGAATATGAGATGGTGTTAGGGTGCTCCTTTTCGTGTTCATGTCTGCCTTTTCAGTtcgaaatggagagttttaggtgtttggttagtgacatttCTGATTGCCTTTTACAtttgaaaaacagttttttccaacagcaaaccgtaaccgcaaacagcaacaacaaatagtaggtaaaacaaacgcaccctaagtttatttgaaatttttaaaattccGGGAGAACAATTGAAATTTTGGGTAAGTACAGTGCGAGGCATGCAAATATACACAGAACtagatttcttaaaaaaaaaacatgaaagcTAGATTTATCACAAATGGAAATGAAGAGATAATAAGGATAATCCATTAACAGAGAATTAATTAGAAATTAACATAAcagttaataattaattaagccCAATTAGAGAACAAAGCCTCATAAATCTCAGTAAAAACTTCAACAATAATCCTATGATGATGATCAGAGTTCAAAGATAAGAAACACTGCAAAAGCTGCTCAAGATCATACGCAGCAAATATCTGTTTTTCAACTATCATTTCCACCATTGATGTTCTGAAATCATTATACGGATCACTCGATCGTTTCACCACCGCAAAACTATCCTTCACCTTCCCGTCCAACGGAAAAACTCCGATTTCACTCTTCTTACCTGAACCAGTAACCGTTTTCCTCCGTCGAGAAGAACTGTACTTCTTCCGCCGATTACGGAACCCCGATCCCGATGAATCCGACGAAAACGTACTCCTCGATGAAAATAGAgtatcctcatcttcatcttcgtcttcctcGCTGCTAAACCAGTAATTTCCATCGAAATACGCACTATCTTGAGAAGATGAGCTGAAAATATTCGATCTCGATCTCGCATACGTATTCTTCTTCTGATCTTTCTTCTTCGTcgtcttcttcgtcttcttcgtcttcttcgcCTTCTTTTTTGAGTTTGATTTTTTCTCCGATTCAAAAAGAGGATTTCGGCCGGTTTCAACGTGTTTCGCCGAAATGAAAGGAGGATACCGGCTGGATATCTTTTCCCTGGGGAAGATAGAATCGGTTGTTGTTTCGGGGGATTTCGGTCTGCAAATGGAGGAGAAAGGTCGAGGTTTAGGCGGTAAAGGATCCTCCGTTAACCGGAAATAGCAGTCGGTTTGAGGTTGTTGAGGAAGAAACACCGGGTTTTGTACAACATCCGATAAGTCTCCGGCGGTGGTCGTCCGACATGAGGCGAAAGATCCCCGAAACATGCGAGATATCCGCATTTTGAAACGGTTTTCCATTTGAAAGAGAGGTGGCAGTGGGAGTGGTATTAATGAATTgtgtatatgtacatatatatacacacacaaaaGCAACAGAGAGTGAAAGTcttcttaataaataaataattaaaaataaataaaaaaaatagataaatataatgatAAAACAATAAGGTGGGAATTTTTGTCATTTAGTTAATCTAGAGTCAGAAAATATGATAATAATGAttcataaattattataaagtGATGCTACTTTAATTCAAATATATCTCGTTTACACCAATATTTGTTTCTTTCACttgcaattaatttttattaatctcTCACATTTTTTGACCTTCATATAATCAATAAACAAGTACAGcagaacctctatataggaatactctatattagAATAACCTCTTAATTGTTATACAAAAGTTTGGTCCCAAGTGTTGAAAGTCTTTGTTATACCAACCTCtgtataggaataacctcccaattatTATACAAACAGTCCGGTCCCAagtattcttatatagaggttttactgtatttagGAAATttaaggccctgtttgggaattagctgttagctgttagctgtttacattagctgatttgactagttgtttgtgtagacctgtttggtaaaaattagctgattgataatagcggtttgtgcaaaaagacgaataagggcattaattttggcgcaggagaagagggagtctatctattagggttaaagaagtccattaattttaatattccaaaacgctaattgaaaaagctcattttaagagctttttctaaattagcgttttcatcccaaaactctctcccaaacctctctccaccaaacactccaatcagcagtttcagtggtcaaacctctaaaattggtcaaaaccgctctttttatcccaaaacgctctttaccaaacatggccTAAATAATTCAGAAGTTGTTGAATATTCTATTAGGTAATCACCTAATAGATTTCAAAAACTATTCTCcatgtatagttttttttttaaaacaagaGTACATTAATGAGTCTCAATCGGACAAGAATGTAACATTACAGGTAAAATAAAATTTGggataaaatgataaaattggaGACAGGACCCAACATCAGAAGACCAAGCGAAAGTATGAGCCAATTTGTTATCTTGCCTTGAAATAAACTTGATTGAGTAAGAGTTGTTTTGATTAAGGAGCTCTTtacactaaataataatatcactAAATTCGGCATGATCTTCATTATTAGAGTTAATCGCGTTGGCCCCTGCTTTCGCATTTGTTTGGAAAATCACATGTGTTATAACTCAGATCATAGCCTGGAGGAGAGGCCAAACTTCACTTTCATTAACTTGTAAAAGTCCTGAAAACACCTCGGTTCTGCCTACAATAAATCTTTCACTCGAATCGCGAATGACAACGCCCTCTCTTGTCCCAATGCTTTCTACAAAAAGTGCAGCATCTGTATTGCAAGTGAGGAAGTCTAGAAATGACACTATGCAACCACAATAACAATGGATGCAGTCGCTTGAAGCCGCAAAAGTTTTCCTCTTAACCAATCACAGAGAACATCCCTGGCTACGTAGCATATTCGTTCTGACGGAAGAGCAATATGGTTCCAAAAAGGGTCATTCTGAGATCTCCATAAGCTCCATAGAAATCATCATAAATATGCCAGAAGTTTTTTTGGGCGACGAAGTCAAGATTGCAAAATTGTAAAGATTCAAGGAATTATAGTAAATGTAATATGGAATCTATGATAACGAATACAACATGTTACGATTCATGTTCAATCAAACTACTACATAATTCCAACGAGTATATAGTATTGAGTTTGATACATGTTTATCGAGAAATTATATATCTCCAATGAGTGTATTACACGTGTATGTCGATCCCATGAACTATTTACGAGTATGAATACGAATGAGAAGAAGAGGGAGTAATATGTTTCCCTCACATGCGACTATAAGATATTAGAAACTTAGCATGGGCTAAATAATTCGTCCATAACAGAATGGGGCAAATATAGGTTAGCTAGCTATCATAACCCTAAACCTTAAGATTATGAAAACCTAATTAGCTAAGAGAAAATTGGCTCACTTTTCCTCTCCCTTACCTCGTCGGTGtcgtccccccccccccctctctctctctctctccttctaAGTATGTTGTTCTTAGTTCGTGAATCATCTTCTCTTTTTCCTGTGTGTCTCAGTATAGTTGATTCATGACTAGTGATGCGCAACCGTTGTTTGTTCTTCCGTTGTAATTCACATAAACAAATTATGTACTGCAACAAGTAACTCGTGAGACCGTTTACGTATTTAGATTATATAAATGATAATCCCAACAATTAAAACCGTGATAACACTTTTTTTAatcatattttctatttttttaggaTGAATACACATACCATAGTATTTTTCTGTGTTATCACATATACtcatatatcaaataaacaactAAATATATTCTCATATTTTTCAAATGACATCAAAATGCATCATTATCAGCTCCACTTCACCTGCCACCACACCTATACCAAATAAACAGCCA comes from Euphorbia lathyris chromosome 8, ddEupLath1.1, whole genome shotgun sequence and encodes:
- the LOC136203117 gene encoding transcription repressor OFP8; protein product: MENRFKMRISRMFRGSFASCRTTTAGDLSDVVQNPVFLPQQPQTDCYFRLTEDPLPPKPRPFSSICRPKSPETTTDSIFPREKISSRYPPFISAKHVETGRNPLFESEKKSNSKKKAKKTKKTKKTTKKKDQKKNTYARSRSNIFSSSSQDSAYFDGNYWFSSEEDEDEDEDTLFSSRSTFSSDSSGSGFRNRRKKYSSSRRRKTVTGSGKKSEIGVFPLDGKVKDSFAVVKRSSDPYNDFRTSMVEMIVEKQIFAAYDLEQLLQCFLSLNSDHHHRIIVEVFTEIYEALFSNWA